In the Euphorbia lathyris chromosome 5, ddEupLath1.1, whole genome shotgun sequence genome, one interval contains:
- the LOC136230079 gene encoding mitochondrial import receptor subunit TOM7-1-like has product MAPRVALKSKGKSGGAKGSKGMDEKSASQCLKEWSTWVMKKAKVATHYGFIPLVIVIGMNSEPKPQLFQLLTPV; this is encoded by the coding sequence atggcGCCTAGGGTTGCGCTGAAAAGCAAAGGAAAAAGCGGCGGTGCAAAGGGATCAAAAGGCATGGATGAAAAATCTGCATCACAGTGCTTAAAGGAGTGGAGTACTTGGGTCATGAAGAAGGCTAAAGTTGCTACTCATTATGGATTCATTCCACTCGTCATCGTTATCGGCATGAACTCCGAGCCTAAGCCTCAGCTCTTCCAGCTCCTCACTCCTGTATGA